The following proteins are co-located in the Candidatus Accumulibacter cognatus genome:
- the ccmE gene encoding cytochrome c maturation protein CcmE gives MKPRHQRMALIVGGLAILGLVATLVLNAFQSNLVFFFSPTQVAAGEAPKGKSFRIGGMVKEGSLQRQPDGVTLRFVVTDTDRDMTVAYKGILPDLFREGKGVVAQGRLAEDGVFAATEVLAKHDENYMPPEAAKAVSDAHERAASHKAAAEATARTLKP, from the coding sequence TTGAAACCACGTCACCAACGCATGGCGCTGATCGTGGGCGGCCTGGCGATTCTCGGCCTGGTCGCCACGCTGGTGCTCAATGCCTTCCAGAGCAATCTGGTGTTCTTCTTCTCCCCCACCCAGGTGGCCGCCGGCGAAGCGCCCAAGGGCAAGAGCTTCCGTATCGGCGGCATGGTCAAGGAGGGATCGCTGCAGCGCCAGCCCGACGGCGTCACCCTGCGCTTCGTCGTCACCGACACCGACCGGGACATGACCGTCGCCTACAAGGGCATCCTGCCGGATCTCTTCCGCGAGGGAAAAGGCGTCGTCGCGCAAGGCAGGCTCGCCGAGGATGGCGTCTTTGCCGCCACCGAGGTGCTCGCCAAGCACGACGAGAACTACATGCCACCGGAAGCCGCCAAAGCCGTCAGCGACGCCCACGAACGCGCGGCAAGCCATAAGGCAGCGGCGGAAGCCACTGCCAGGACCCTGAAACCGTAG
- a CDS encoding cytochrome c-type biogenesis protein CcmH — translation MRACLILLLLAVLKLHMPLLHAGEARPLAADEPTEKRLIAISSELRCLVCQNESLAGSHAELANDLRREIRTLIQDGRSDAEIMEFMVSRYGDFVRYRPPLKGTTLLLWFGPGLLFVAGLTALLLYLRRRDRAISDPPLSADEQGRAEALLQEQNSRQGPA, via the coding sequence ATGAGAGCCTGCCTGATCCTTCTGCTGCTCGCCGTGCTCAAGCTGCACATGCCCCTCCTGCACGCTGGCGAAGCCCGGCCGCTGGCGGCAGACGAGCCGACCGAAAAGCGCCTGATCGCGATTTCTTCCGAATTGCGCTGCCTGGTCTGCCAGAACGAGTCGCTCGCCGGCTCGCATGCCGAACTCGCCAACGACCTGCGCCGCGAAATCCGCACGCTGATCCAGGACGGCAGGAGCGACGCTGAAATCATGGAATTCATGGTCAGCCGCTACGGCGACTTCGTCCGCTATCGGCCGCCATTGAAGGGCACGACGCTGCTGCTGTGGTTCGGCCCGGGCCTGCTGTTCGTCGCCGGCCTGACGGCACTGCTGCTCTACCTGCGCCGACGCGACCGGGCAATCAGCGACCCACCTCTGAGCGCCGACGAGCAGGGCCGCGCCGAAGCGCTGCTGCAAGAACAGAATTCACGGCAAGGACCCGCATGA
- a CDS encoding DsbE family thiol:disulfide interchange protein → MNRFLWPLIGFAVLLALLAVGLRLNPRELPSPLVGKPAPPFSLSRLDAPAQSFSPQDMLGKVWLLNVWASWCVSCRQEHPLLVELAKRQTVPLIGLNYKEVRGDGGIDIDRLPPGSERKMAIERASGWLARHGNPYTLSVLDVDGRAGIDYGVYGVPETYVIDRAGIIRMKHTGPITPEVLSGKILPLLSELSK, encoded by the coding sequence ATGAACCGATTTCTCTGGCCGCTGATCGGCTTCGCCGTACTCCTCGCGCTGCTCGCCGTCGGACTCCGGCTCAACCCCCGCGAACTGCCTTCGCCGCTGGTCGGCAAACCGGCCCCGCCGTTCTCGCTGTCGCGCCTCGACGCACCCGCGCAGTCGTTCTCGCCGCAGGACATGCTCGGCAAGGTCTGGCTGCTCAATGTCTGGGCGTCGTGGTGCGTCTCCTGCCGGCAGGAACATCCCCTGCTGGTCGAACTGGCGAAGCGCCAGACGGTGCCGCTGATCGGCCTCAATTACAAGGAAGTGCGCGGCGACGGCGGCATCGACATCGACCGGCTGCCCCCCGGCAGCGAACGGAAAATGGCCATCGAACGCGCCTCCGGCTGGCTCGCCAGGCACGGCAACCCGTACACCCTGTCGGTGCTCGACGTGGATGGCCGCGCCGGCATCGACTACGGCGTCTATGGCGTACCGGAAACCTACGTCATCGACCGGGCAGGCATCATCCGCATGAAACACACCGGCCCGATCACCCCCGAGGTCCTCTCCGGAAAAATCCTGCCGCTGCTTTCGGAACTGTCGAAATGA
- the hypA gene encoding hydrogenase maturation nickel metallochaperone HypA, which produces MHEMSLAMGVLQIIEDAAREQSFQRVRLVQLEIGALAAVEPEAMRFCFDAVSRGTIAEGATLEVIEVAGQGLCFNCNMTVPLAALYDPCPACGEHPVQATGGTEMRVKELEVE; this is translated from the coding sequence ATGCATGAAATGTCCTTGGCCATGGGGGTGCTGCAGATCATCGAGGACGCTGCGCGCGAACAGTCGTTTCAGCGCGTGCGCCTGGTGCAGCTCGAAATCGGTGCGCTGGCTGCCGTCGAACCCGAGGCGATGCGCTTCTGTTTTGATGCCGTCAGCCGCGGTACCATCGCCGAAGGCGCCACCCTGGAGGTCATCGAGGTCGCCGGCCAAGGTTTATGCTTTAATTGCAATATGACAGTGCCGCTCGCGGCTCTGTACGACCCTTGTCCAGCCTGCGGCGAGCACCCGGTTCAAGCGACCGGGGGAACCGAGATGCGGGTGAAGGAACTGGAAGTCGAATAA
- a CDS encoding nickel-dependent hydrogenase large subunit, translated as MEQGVLQLTLAWDGKEIVSTGIVSSRPMLAKALRGLPVARVSEIIPRVFSLCRHAQDAAARLCIQAARAERAALDDARDLGLAVAIEAIVEHLYHLLMAWPPLLQKPCRASRIEQFGAWRKRLLAVVDAAAAAALAVDLANWLAELEVPPFDDRLAVTAVALLPQLSAAEWAPLIDREDFAALPTFAGQAAETGVLARHAGDPGLAFLLADGQRIQARLAARLLELRWLAAGLADPSRLSALVDATAVAAGCGLARVETARGTLLHRIELAADCVEDYQIIAPTEWNFHPQGAFDSEMSGCPAQTRDDARIRAACLALSLDPCVPYELRIVDA; from the coding sequence GTGGAACAGGGCGTTCTGCAGTTGACACTGGCGTGGGACGGCAAGGAAATCGTGTCGACCGGGATCGTATCCTCTCGGCCGATGCTCGCCAAAGCCCTGCGCGGGCTGCCGGTGGCGCGAGTTTCCGAGATCATTCCGCGCGTATTCAGTCTCTGCCGCCATGCCCAGGATGCTGCGGCCCGCTTGTGCATACAGGCGGCGCGTGCTGAGCGAGCAGCGCTCGATGACGCCCGCGATCTGGGTTTGGCGGTTGCCATCGAGGCAATCGTCGAACACCTGTACCATTTGTTGATGGCCTGGCCTCCCTTGCTGCAGAAACCCTGTCGAGCCAGTCGGATCGAGCAGTTCGGTGCCTGGCGCAAGCGCCTGCTGGCGGTCGTCGATGCCGCAGCGGCCGCGGCACTCGCTGTCGATCTCGCGAACTGGCTGGCCGAGCTGGAAGTGCCGCCGTTTGACGACCGGCTGGCCGTCACCGCGGTTGCGCTGCTGCCGCAACTTTCTGCCGCCGAGTGGGCTCCGCTGATCGATCGTGAAGATTTCGCGGCGCTGCCGACCTTTGCCGGCCAGGCCGCGGAAACCGGGGTTCTGGCGCGACACGCCGGCGACCCAGGGCTGGCCTTCCTGCTTGCCGACGGCCAACGCATCCAGGCCCGTCTGGCCGCGCGCCTGCTCGAACTGCGCTGGCTGGCGGCAGGACTCGCTGATCCGTCGCGCCTGTCGGCCCTCGTCGATGCCACGGCCGTCGCGGCCGGTTGCGGTCTGGCGCGCGTCGAAACGGCACGGGGAACCTTGCTCCATCGCATCGAACTCGCGGCTGACTGCGTAGAGGACTATCAGATCATTGCGCCGACCGAATGGAATTTTCATCCGCAAGGCGCGTTTGATAGCGAGATGTCGGGTTGTCCGGCACAGACCCGCGACGATGCACGGATCAGGGCGGCTTGCCTGGCCCTGTCCCTCGATCCGTGCGTACCCTACGAATTGAGGATCGTCGATGCATGA
- a CDS encoding nucleotidyltransferase family protein: MNRSRAIELLTCSKPILAARYGVKELALFGSTARDAARSDSDVDVLVTFDGPATSERYFGVQFYLEDLFGVPIDLVTDKALRPELRPFVEKEAVHV; the protein is encoded by the coding sequence ATGAATCGCTCACGCGCCATCGAACTGCTCACCTGCAGCAAACCCATCCTGGCGGCTCGCTACGGCGTGAAGGAACTTGCCCTGTTCGGATCAACCGCACGCGACGCAGCGCGGAGCGATAGTGATGTCGATGTGCTGGTCACCTTCGATGGTCCGGCGACATCCGAGCGCTACTTTGGCGTTCAGTTCTACCTCGAAGACCTGTTCGGCGTACCGATCGATCTCGTGACCGACAAGGCCTTGCGCCCCGAGTTGCGTCCATTCGTCGAGAAGGAAGCCGTGCATGTCTGA
- the ccmI gene encoding c-type cytochrome biogenesis protein CcmI: protein MTAFLIAAALLVIAIIALLLPPLLRTPRFSGSTDQSEANLTIFRDQLAELERERREGSLTEADFAQAKSELQRRLLEEVPAQAAPATTDGGSRQTALALLVLIPLAAAAGYALLGEPRALDPLQRQARIAPEQIEAMLNSLVDKLQKNPDDHQGWVMLARSYKVLERFPEAVKAYERAAPLVDQDPALLADYADVLAQTQGGSLQGRPSELIERALRINPREPQALLLAGAAATDRQQFAAAADYWSRLLELVEPGSEEASALTAAIGKAREFAAAQAGGAKPGASAGAVSGEVTLSSKLAATVQPGDVLFVFARAEEGPRMPLAAKRARVADLPLRFEFDDSMALAGGKKISDFATIRIEARVARAGQAQSSSGDLFGTLSGVKPGSRNLRVLIDQVQP from the coding sequence ATGACCGCCTTTCTCATCGCCGCGGCCCTGCTGGTCATTGCCATCATCGCCCTCCTCCTTCCCCCGCTGCTGCGCACGCCACGGTTTTCGGGCAGTACCGACCAGAGCGAAGCGAACCTCACGATTTTTCGCGACCAGCTCGCCGAACTCGAACGCGAGCGCCGCGAAGGCTCGCTCACCGAGGCCGATTTCGCGCAGGCGAAAAGCGAACTGCAACGCCGTCTGCTCGAAGAAGTGCCCGCGCAGGCCGCACCGGCGACCACCGACGGCGGCAGTCGCCAGACCGCGCTGGCCTTGCTGGTGCTCATCCCGCTCGCCGCCGCTGCCGGCTATGCCCTGCTCGGCGAGCCGCGCGCGCTCGACCCGCTGCAGCGGCAGGCGCGCATCGCCCCCGAACAGATCGAGGCCATGCTCAACAGCCTCGTCGACAAGCTGCAGAAGAACCCCGACGACCACCAGGGCTGGGTGATGCTGGCCCGATCGTACAAGGTGCTCGAACGTTTCCCGGAAGCGGTGAAAGCCTACGAACGCGCCGCCCCCCTGGTCGACCAGGACCCGGCCCTGCTCGCCGACTACGCCGATGTCCTCGCGCAGACCCAGGGCGGCAGCCTGCAGGGCAGGCCGAGCGAACTGATCGAACGTGCCCTGCGGATCAACCCCAGGGAGCCGCAAGCGCTGCTGCTGGCGGGCGCGGCCGCCACCGACCGCCAGCAGTTCGCGGCCGCCGCCGACTACTGGTCGCGCCTCCTGGAACTGGTCGAACCCGGCTCCGAGGAGGCCAGTGCCCTCACCGCCGCGATCGGCAAGGCACGCGAGTTCGCCGCCGCCCAGGCCGGCGGCGCAAAACCCGGCGCCAGCGCTGGCGCGGTCAGTGGCGAGGTGACGTTGAGCAGCAAGCTCGCCGCTACGGTCCAGCCCGGCGACGTGCTGTTCGTCTTTGCGCGCGCCGAGGAAGGACCGCGCATGCCGCTCGCCGCCAAACGCGCCCGCGTCGCCGACCTGCCGCTGCGCTTCGAGTTCGACGATTCGATGGCCCTCGCCGGCGGCAAGAAGATTTCGGATTTCGCCACGATCCGCATCGAAGCGCGGGTCGCCAGGGCGGGCCAGGCGCAGAGTTCGAGCGGCGACCTCTTCGGCACCCTCAGCGGCGTCAAGCCCGGCAGCCGGAATCTGCGCGTGCTGATCGACCAGGTGCAACCCTGA
- the hypB gene encoding hydrogenase nickel incorporation protein HypB — MCTTCGCGTGEIHVDGKAWSAHAKTRATDPADVAPPGEGSGEIPFKTSYRAVGARHGQVHSHADGQRHVHDHGHDASHAHAHAHSHLSAVAQESATTPSRLIQIERDILARNDGYAAENRRRFDEQGIFALNLVSSPGSGKTSLLCRTIEALKGQLSIAVIEGDQQTSRDAERIRATGVAALQINTGKGCHLDAHMVGHALHELAPAEDSLLLIENVGNLVCPAAFDLGEACKVVILSVTEGEDKPLKYPNMFHAASLMLLNKVDLLPHLSFDSDLAIAYARQINPALQVIPLSATTGEGCEQWLAWLRAGCSARREQKRVTMASLRRRIAELEARLAAGG, encoded by the coding sequence ATGTGTACCACTTGCGGTTGTGGCACCGGCGAGATCCATGTCGATGGCAAGGCATGGTCCGCGCACGCGAAGACACGGGCAACGGACCCGGCAGATGTTGCGCCGCCTGGCGAGGGCAGCGGGGAGATTCCTTTCAAGACGAGCTACCGCGCTGTCGGCGCTCGGCATGGGCAGGTCCATTCCCATGCCGATGGCCAGCGGCACGTTCATGACCATGGGCACGACGCTTCCCACGCGCATGCGCACGCTCATTCGCACCTCTCGGCGGTAGCGCAGGAGTCGGCAACGACGCCGTCGCGGCTGATACAGATTGAACGCGACATTCTCGCCAGGAACGATGGCTATGCAGCCGAGAACCGCCGGCGCTTCGACGAGCAGGGGATTTTCGCGCTCAATCTGGTGTCCAGCCCTGGCTCGGGAAAGACCAGCCTGCTCTGCCGTACCATCGAAGCACTCAAGGGGCAACTGTCGATCGCCGTCATCGAGGGCGATCAGCAGACCAGTCGCGACGCCGAACGGATCCGCGCCACCGGCGTTGCCGCGCTGCAGATCAATACCGGCAAGGGCTGCCATCTCGACGCGCATATGGTCGGCCATGCCTTGCACGAGCTGGCTCCGGCCGAAGACTCGCTGCTGTTGATCGAGAATGTCGGCAATCTCGTCTGTCCGGCCGCATTCGATCTCGGCGAAGCCTGCAAGGTGGTGATCCTGTCGGTCACCGAAGGCGAAGACAAACCGCTCAAATATCCGAACATGTTTCATGCGGCCTCCCTGATGCTGCTCAACAAGGTCGATCTGCTGCCCCATCTTTCCTTCGACAGCGATCTGGCGATCGCTTATGCCCGCCAGATCAATCCGGCCTTGCAGGTGATCCCCTTGTCGGCAACGACGGGGGAGGGCTGCGAGCAGTGGCTGGCCTGGCTACGGGCCGGCTGCAGCGCACGCCGGGAGCAGAAGCGGGTGACGATGGCGTCGCTGCGGCGCCGCATCGCCGAACTTGAAGCACGTCTGGCAGCGGGAGGCTGA
- the ccsA gene encoding cytochrome c biogenesis protein CcsA, whose translation MSKRVINWFRFASPLTFYPLAGKLIPWFWALAAIFGVLGLTIGFLLAPTDAQQGEGYRIIFLHVPASWMSMFIYLVMAFWAAIGLAFNFRLSGMMASALAPTGALFAFLSLWTGALWGKPMWGTWWVWDARLTSELILLFLYIGFIALQASIDDRRRADKAGAILALVGVVNVPIIYFSVQWWNTLHQGASVSLTRAPSMARLMLWGMLLCTLACWMYSIAIALMRVRTIMLERERHTDWVRELLADKE comes from the coding sequence ATGAGTAAGCGCGTGATCAACTGGTTCAGATTCGCCAGCCCACTGACCTTTTACCCGCTCGCGGGCAAGCTGATCCCCTGGTTCTGGGCGCTCGCCGCGATCTTTGGCGTGCTCGGACTGACGATCGGCTTTCTGCTGGCGCCGACCGACGCGCAACAGGGCGAAGGGTACCGGATCATCTTCCTGCATGTCCCGGCGTCGTGGATGTCGATGTTCATCTACCTGGTGATGGCTTTCTGGGCCGCCATCGGGCTGGCCTTCAATTTCCGCCTGTCCGGGATGATGGCCTCGGCACTGGCGCCGACCGGTGCCCTTTTTGCCTTCCTCTCGCTATGGACCGGCGCATTGTGGGGCAAGCCGATGTGGGGCACCTGGTGGGTCTGGGATGCGCGCCTGACGTCCGAGCTGATCCTGCTCTTCCTCTACATCGGCTTCATTGCCCTGCAGGCTTCGATCGACGATCGACGCCGTGCCGACAAGGCCGGCGCGATCCTCGCGCTGGTCGGCGTGGTCAATGTTCCGATCATCTATTTTTCGGTGCAGTGGTGGAACACCCTGCATCAGGGCGCTTCAGTCAGCCTGACCAGAGCACCCAGCATGGCCAGGCTGATGCTCTGGGGCATGCTGCTGTGCACCCTGGCATGCTGGATGTACAGCATCGCCATCGCCCTGATGCGTGTCCGCACAATCATGCTCGAGCGCGAGCGGCACACCGACTGGGTGCGCGAACTGCTCGCCGACAAGGAGTAG
- the ccmB gene encoding heme exporter protein CcmB, whose amino-acid sequence MLESIRAVIGRDLRLAMRRQADIVAAMFFFIIVVSLFPLGVGPEAAQLRRLAPGVLWVAALLATMLSLPRLFADDHRDGTLEQLALAPQPLALIVLGKVIAHWLVAGLPLVLLAPLLGIQFDLAGDALAVLTLSLLIGTPALSGIGAIGAALTLGVRGGGVLLSLLVLPLYVPVLIFGAGSVDATLSGLGPQAHLSLLGALALGGVFFAPWPTAAALRVALE is encoded by the coding sequence ATGCTAGAATCGATCCGCGCCGTCATCGGTCGCGACCTGCGGCTGGCGATGCGGCGGCAGGCCGACATCGTTGCGGCGATGTTCTTTTTCATCATCGTCGTCAGTCTGTTCCCGCTGGGCGTCGGACCCGAAGCGGCGCAACTGCGCCGGCTGGCGCCAGGCGTGCTGTGGGTTGCCGCGCTGCTGGCGACGATGCTCTCGCTGCCGCGCCTGTTTGCCGACGATCACCGCGACGGCACGCTCGAACAACTGGCACTGGCACCGCAGCCGCTGGCGCTGATCGTGCTCGGCAAGGTCATCGCGCACTGGCTGGTGGCCGGCCTGCCACTGGTCCTGCTGGCACCGCTGCTGGGTATCCAGTTCGACCTGGCCGGCGACGCACTGGCGGTGTTGACCCTGTCGCTGCTGATCGGCACGCCGGCCCTGTCCGGCATCGGGGCGATCGGCGCGGCGCTGACGCTCGGCGTTCGCGGCGGCGGCGTGCTGCTGTCGCTGCTGGTCCTGCCGCTGTATGTCCCGGTGCTGATCTTCGGTGCCGGATCAGTGGATGCGACGCTGAGCGGACTCGGTCCGCAGGCCCATTTGTCGCTGCTTGGCGCGCTTGCGCTGGGCGGCGTGTTTTTTGCGCCGTGGCCAACTGCCGCGGCCCTGAGAGTCGCCCTGGAATAG
- the ccmA gene encoding cytochrome c biogenesis heme-transporting ATPase CcmA, whose amino-acid sequence MLEASNLECVRGERRLFAGVSFRLAGGEMLYLQGKNGSGKTSLLRMLCGLTPAAGGDIRWRGRPIGKLGDEFRSELCYLGHQNAIKEELTPLENIRSSATLAQETLDEDAALDALEQLGLLSRADLPCRYLSQGQKRRAALARLVHEKRALWVLDEPYVALDAAAVELISGLIGAHLQRGGLAVLTTHQTVSVPAAAQRELWLGADDAVQ is encoded by the coding sequence ATGCTCGAAGCCTCGAATCTGGAATGCGTACGCGGCGAACGTCGCCTGTTCGCCGGCGTCAGTTTTCGGCTCGCAGGCGGCGAGATGCTCTACCTGCAGGGAAAAAACGGTTCGGGAAAAACCAGCCTGCTGCGCATGCTCTGCGGTCTCACCCCAGCGGCCGGCGGCGACATTCGCTGGCGCGGCCGGCCGATCGGCAAACTCGGCGACGAGTTCCGCAGCGAACTGTGCTACCTGGGCCATCAGAACGCGATCAAGGAGGAACTGACGCCGCTGGAGAATATCCGCTCCTCGGCCACCCTGGCGCAGGAAACGCTCGACGAGGACGCCGCGCTCGATGCCCTCGAACAGCTCGGACTGCTTAGCCGCGCCGATCTTCCCTGCCGCTATCTTTCTCAAGGTCAGAAGCGCCGCGCCGCGCTCGCCCGACTGGTGCATGAGAAACGCGCGCTGTGGGTGCTCGATGAACCTTATGTGGCCCTCGACGCAGCCGCGGTCGAGCTGATCTCCGGCCTGATCGGCGCGCATCTGCAACGCGGCGGTCTGGCGGTCCTGACCACCCACCAGACGGTCTCCGTGCCGGCCGCGGCGCAGCGCGAATTGTGGCTCGGCGCCGATGACGCAGTGCAATAG
- a CDS encoding heme lyase CcmF/NrfE family subunit: MIPEIGHFALILALCVALTQGTLPLLGAHFNRPPWMTLARPTAVAQALLLVTAFACLTSAFIDNDFSVLYVAQHSNTLLPLQYRIAAVWGGHEGSLLLWMLMLVLWSLAVALLSKPLPIPLVARVLGVLGLVSAGFLLFILLTSNPFERLLPAAEEGRDLNPLLQDPGLIIHPPMLYMGYVGFSVAFAFAIAALLSGQLDAAWARWSRPWTTAAWIFLTLGIALGSWWAYYELGWGGWWFWDPVENASFMPWLVGTALLHSLAVTEKRGSFKNWTVLLAISAFSLSLLGTFLVRSGVLTSVHAFATDPTRGIFILVFLGAVIGSSLALFAWRAPKVGLGGRFGLLSRESLLLTNNVLLVVACASVLLGTLYPLLIDALGAGKLSVGPPYFDAVFVPLMLPALFLIGVAPFARWKQASLGELARTLRWAFLAAALVGGGAPFLFGEWHPLAALSLLLSAWIVLCALLNAVERVQATRAGRSFLATALRQPRSFFGMHLAHLGIAVFVVGVTLVGTYQSEKDVKMEVGDSVGVGGYRFRFNGVRQQQGPNYRALVGDIDLLKDGVPLRKMFPEKRFYVASSMPMTEAAIDTGFLRDVYVSLGEPIDKARPDAAWAVRVYHKPFVDWIWGGCVLMSLGGLLAISDRRYRVRARAGTHTTAAAVLAQKA; encoded by the coding sequence ATGATCCCGGAAATCGGCCACTTCGCCCTGATCCTCGCGCTCTGCGTCGCCCTGACGCAGGGAACACTGCCGCTGCTCGGTGCCCACTTCAACCGCCCGCCATGGATGACCCTGGCCCGGCCGACGGCGGTCGCGCAGGCACTGCTGCTGGTGACGGCTTTCGCCTGCCTGACCAGCGCTTTCATCGACAACGATTTCTCGGTGCTCTACGTCGCACAGCACTCGAACACGCTGCTGCCGCTGCAGTACCGTATCGCCGCCGTCTGGGGCGGGCACGAAGGCTCGCTGCTGCTGTGGATGCTGATGCTGGTGCTGTGGTCGCTGGCCGTGGCGCTGTTGTCGAAGCCCTTGCCCATCCCCCTGGTGGCGCGCGTGCTCGGCGTTCTCGGCCTGGTCAGCGCCGGTTTCCTGCTGTTCATCCTGCTCACCTCGAATCCCTTCGAGCGCCTGCTGCCGGCGGCCGAAGAAGGGCGCGACCTCAACCCGCTGCTGCAGGACCCCGGCCTGATCATTCACCCGCCGATGCTTTACATGGGCTACGTCGGATTCTCGGTGGCTTTTGCCTTCGCCATCGCCGCGCTGCTCTCGGGTCAGCTCGACGCCGCCTGGGCACGCTGGTCGCGACCCTGGACCACGGCGGCGTGGATCTTTCTGACGCTCGGGATCGCGCTCGGATCGTGGTGGGCGTACTACGAACTCGGCTGGGGCGGCTGGTGGTTCTGGGACCCGGTGGAGAACGCTTCCTTCATGCCCTGGCTGGTCGGCACGGCGCTGCTGCACTCGCTGGCGGTGACCGAGAAACGCGGCAGTTTCAAGAACTGGACGGTGCTGCTGGCGATCTCGGCGTTCTCGCTGTCGCTGCTCGGAACCTTCCTGGTCCGTTCCGGCGTCCTGACTTCGGTACATGCGTTCGCCACCGACCCGACCCGCGGCATCTTCATCCTCGTCTTCCTGGGAGCGGTCATCGGCAGCTCGCTGGCCCTGTTCGCCTGGCGGGCGCCGAAGGTCGGTCTCGGCGGACGCTTCGGCCTGCTCTCGCGCGAGTCGCTGCTGCTCACCAACAACGTGCTGCTGGTCGTCGCCTGCGCCTCGGTCCTGCTCGGCACGCTCTACCCGCTCCTGATCGACGCACTCGGCGCCGGCAAGCTCTCGGTCGGCCCGCCCTACTTCGACGCGGTATTCGTGCCGCTGATGCTGCCGGCGCTGTTCCTGATCGGCGTGGCGCCCTTTGCACGCTGGAAGCAGGCCAGCCTCGGCGAACTCGCGCGTACGCTGCGCTGGGCTTTTCTCGCGGCGGCCCTGGTCGGCGGTGGCGCCCCTTTCCTGTTCGGCGAATGGCATCCGCTGGCTGCCCTGAGCCTGCTGCTGTCGGCATGGATCGTTCTTTGCGCCCTGCTCAATGCTGTCGAACGCGTGCAGGCGACGCGCGCCGGCCGCTCCTTCCTGGCTACCGCGCTGCGGCAGCCGCGCAGCTTCTTCGGCATGCATCTGGCGCATCTCGGCATTGCCGTCTTCGTCGTCGGCGTCACCCTGGTCGGCACTTATCAGTCCGAGAAGGATGTCAAGATGGAAGTCGGCGACAGCGTCGGCGTCGGCGGCTACCGCTTCCGCTTCAACGGCGTTCGCCAGCAGCAGGGACCGAACTACCGCGCGCTGGTCGGCGACATCGACCTCCTCAAGGACGGCGTGCCGTTGCGCAAGATGTTCCCGGAGAAGCGTTTCTACGTTGCGTCATCGATGCCGATGACCGAAGCGGCAATCGATACCGGCTTCCTGCGCGACGTCTATGTCTCGCTCGGCGAGCCGATCGACAAGGCCAGGCCGGATGCCGCCTGGGCGGTGCGCGTCTACCACAAGCCCTTCGTCGACTGGATCTGGGGCGGTTGCGTGCTGATGAGCCTGGGCGGACTGCTGGCCATCAGCGACCGCCGCTACCGTGTCAGGGCACGCGCCGGCACGCATACCACCGCCGCCGCGGTGCTCGCCCAGAAAGCGTAG
- the ccmD gene encoding heme exporter protein CcmD, whose protein sequence is MHWNSLADFLAMGNHGLYVWGSLAVMALLMLAEPLLLLQDRKKLITRLKQQYRAERTEARRKRETASHGSPN, encoded by the coding sequence ATGCACTGGAACAGTCTCGCCGACTTTCTGGCGATGGGCAACCACGGCCTCTATGTCTGGGGATCGCTGGCGGTGATGGCGCTACTGATGCTGGCGGAACCGCTCCTGCTGCTGCAGGATCGGAAGAAACTCATCACCCGTCTCAAGCAGCAATACCGTGCCGAGCGAACCGAAGCCCGACGCAAACGCGAAACCGCTTCCCACGGGAGTCCGAATTGA